Proteins encoded together in one Sinorhizobium meliloti window:
- a CDS encoding NADH-quinone oxidoreductase subunit J yields the protein MGLQALFFYLFAFIAVASAFMVIAARNPVYSVLFLILTFFNAAGLFLLTGAEFLAMILLVVYVGAVAVLFLFVVMMLDIDFAELRAGVLEYAPIGALIGLILAAELIVVVGGSAFSPEIAKGIAMPIPAPSDRTNTAALGDVLYTHYVYFFQIAGLVLLVAMFGAIVLTLRHRQNIKRQSIPQQVARTPETAVEVVTVKPGQGI from the coding sequence ATGGGTCTGCAGGCTCTTTTTTTCTATCTTTTTGCCTTCATCGCCGTGGCGTCGGCATTCATGGTCATCGCGGCCAGGAATCCGGTCTATTCGGTTCTGTTCCTGATCCTGACCTTCTTCAATGCGGCCGGGCTCTTCCTGCTGACCGGTGCCGAGTTCCTGGCGATGATCCTGCTGGTGGTCTATGTCGGGGCCGTCGCGGTTCTCTTCCTCTTCGTGGTCATGATGCTCGATATCGACTTTGCCGAGCTTCGCGCCGGCGTGCTCGAATATGCGCCGATCGGCGCGCTGATCGGGCTGATCCTTGCCGCCGAACTGATCGTCGTTGTTGGCGGCTCCGCTTTCTCACCTGAAATCGCCAAGGGCATCGCAATGCCGATACCGGCGCCGAGCGACCGCACCAACACCGCCGCGCTCGGCGATGTCCTCTATACCCATTACGTCTACTTCTTCCAGATCGCGGGGCTCGTGCTGCTCGTCGCCATGTTCGGCGCCATCGTGCTGACCCTGCGTCACCGTCAGAACATCAAGCGTCAGAGCATTCCGCAGCAGGTTGCCCGCACCCCCGAAACCGCCGTCGAGGTGGTTACGGTCAAGCCGGGGCAGGGCATCTAA
- the nuoK gene encoding NADH-quinone oxidoreductase subunit NuoK encodes MEIGISHYLTVSAILFTLGVFGIFLNRKNVIIILMSVELILLAVNINMVAFSAFLNDITGQVFALFILTVAAAEAAIGLAILVVFYRNRGSIAVEDVNMMKG; translated from the coding sequence ATGGAAATCGGAATTTCCCACTATCTGACCGTCAGCGCCATTCTGTTCACGCTCGGCGTCTTCGGCATCTTCCTCAACAGGAAGAACGTCATCATCATCCTCATGTCGGTGGAGCTCATCCTGCTGGCCGTCAACATCAACATGGTGGCGTTCTCGGCCTTCCTGAACGACATCACCGGCCAGGTGTTCGCGCTGTTCATCCTGACCGTTGCGGCGGCCGAAGCCGCCATCGGACTTGCAATTCTCGTCGTCTTCTACCGCAACCGCGGCTCGATCGCCGTCGAAGACGTCAACATGATGAAGGGCTGA
- the nuoL gene encoding NADH-quinone oxidoreductase subunit L yields the protein MDTIVKAIVFLPLIGFLIAGLLGTQIGAKASEYVTSGLMIVTAALSWFVFFHVALGEEEMIKVSVLRWIQSGSFDVEWAFRVDTLTAVMFVVVNTVSTLVHIYSIGYMHHDPNRPRFFAYLSLFTFAMLMLITSDNLLQMFFGWEGVGLASYLLIGFWYKKPSANAAAMKAFIVNRVGDFGFSLGIFCVFVLFGSINFETIFAAAQNYLPAEGAAAGDAVINLFGMQLDKGHALTATCLLLFMGAMGKSAQFLLHTWLPDAMEGPTPVSALIHAATMVTAGVFLVARMSPLFELSPDALTVVTLIGAITAFFAATVGLVQNDIKRVIAYSTCSQLGYMFVALGVGAYGAAIFHLFTHAFFKALLFLGAGSVIHAVDGEQDMRYMGGLRTHIPVTYWMMFIGTIALTGVGIPGTVIGTAGFFSKDAIIESTFASHSVVSGLAFVLLVIAALFTSFYSWRLTFMTFHGKPRASSDVMHHVHESPQVMLVPLYILAAGALVAGFLFHDYFFGHHYAEFWQGALFTSAENELLEEYHHVPLWVKWSPFAAMALGLFTAWYMYIRSPETPKYLAEQHRGLYQFLLNKWYFDELYDFLFVRSAKRLGTFLWKEGDGRVIDGYGPNGIAARVLDVTDRVVRLQTGYLYHYAFAMLIGIAALVTWMMLGSSF from the coding sequence ATGGATACCATCGTCAAGGCTATCGTCTTCCTGCCTCTGATCGGCTTCCTGATCGCCGGCCTTCTCGGCACGCAGATCGGCGCCAAAGCATCCGAATATGTGACCAGCGGCCTGATGATCGTCACCGCAGCGCTCTCCTGGTTCGTCTTCTTCCACGTCGCCCTCGGCGAAGAGGAGATGATCAAGGTTTCGGTGCTGCGCTGGATCCAGTCCGGAAGCTTCGATGTCGAATGGGCTTTCCGCGTCGACACGCTGACGGCCGTCATGTTCGTCGTCGTCAACACCGTCTCGACCCTGGTGCACATCTATTCGATCGGATACATGCACCACGATCCGAACCGGCCGCGTTTCTTCGCCTATCTGTCGCTCTTCACCTTCGCGATGCTGATGCTCATCACGTCGGACAATCTGCTGCAGATGTTCTTCGGCTGGGAAGGCGTGGGTCTCGCATCATACCTGCTGATCGGCTTCTGGTATAAGAAGCCGTCCGCCAATGCGGCGGCGATGAAGGCCTTCATCGTCAACCGCGTCGGCGACTTCGGCTTCTCGCTCGGCATCTTCTGCGTCTTCGTCCTCTTCGGCTCGATCAATTTCGAGACCATCTTCGCCGCTGCGCAGAACTATTTGCCGGCCGAGGGTGCTGCGGCAGGGGACGCGGTCATCAATCTCTTCGGAATGCAGCTCGACAAGGGGCATGCCCTGACGGCCACCTGCCTGCTGCTCTTCATGGGCGCGATGGGCAAGTCGGCGCAGTTCCTGCTGCACACCTGGCTGCCGGACGCCATGGAAGGCCCGACCCCCGTTTCGGCCCTTATCCATGCCGCAACCATGGTGACCGCGGGCGTCTTCCTCGTCGCCCGCATGTCGCCGCTCTTCGAGCTTTCGCCGGACGCCCTGACGGTCGTCACCCTGATCGGCGCGATCACCGCATTCTTTGCGGCGACCGTCGGTCTGGTCCAGAACGACATCAAGCGCGTCATCGCCTATTCGACCTGCTCGCAGCTCGGCTACATGTTCGTCGCGCTCGGCGTCGGCGCCTATGGCGCGGCGATCTTCCACCTCTTCACGCACGCCTTCTTCAAGGCGCTCCTGTTCCTGGGCGCGGGCTCGGTCATCCACGCCGTCGACGGCGAGCAGGACATGCGTTACATGGGCGGACTGCGCACGCATATTCCGGTCACCTACTGGATGATGTTCATCGGTACGATCGCGCTCACCGGCGTCGGCATTCCCGGTACGGTCATTGGCACGGCGGGCTTCTTCTCGAAGGACGCGATCATCGAATCCACCTTCGCGTCGCATAGCGTCGTTTCCGGTCTGGCCTTCGTGCTGCTGGTCATCGCGGCGCTCTTCACCAGCTTCTATTCCTGGCGTCTGACCTTCATGACGTTCCACGGCAAGCCACGCGCTTCCTCCGACGTCATGCATCACGTCCACGAGTCGCCGCAGGTCATGCTGGTGCCCCTCTACATCCTGGCCGCCGGCGCCCTCGTCGCTGGCTTCCTGTTCCACGATTATTTCTTCGGTCACCACTACGCCGAGTTCTGGCAGGGCGCTCTGTTCACGTCCGCCGAAAACGAGCTTCTCGAGGAGTACCACCACGTTCCGCTATGGGTGAAATGGAGCCCGTTCGCGGCCATGGCGCTCGGTCTCTTCACGGCCTGGTACATGTACATCCGTTCGCCGGAGACGCCGAAATATCTCGCCGAGCAGCATCGCGGGCTTTACCAGTTCCTGCTCAACAAGTGGTATTTCGACGAACTCTACGATTTCCTGTTCGTCCGCAGCGCCAAGCGCCTGGGTACCTTCCTCTGGAAGGAGGGTGACGGACGGGTGATCGACGGGTACGGCCCGAACGGGATCGCTGCGCGCGTTCTCGACGTGACCGACCGGGTGGTCCGCCTGCAGACCGGATACCTCTACCACTACGCGTTCGCCATGCTGATCGGTATTGCAGCGCTCGTTACATGGATGATGCTCGGGAGTTCCTTCTGA
- a CDS encoding NADH-quinone oxidoreductase subunit M, with protein MTDWPVLSAVTFMPLVGVLLLLLTREDSAYGRRNILNVSLLTTVFTFLVSLYIWYQFDPSNPGFQMVEKREWLGTGISYHLGVDGISILFVPLTAFLMPFCVLASWVTIEKRLKEYMIAFLILETLMLGVFVSLDIILFYVFFEAGLIPMFIIIGVWGGKERVYASYKFFLYTLLGSVLMLLAMMAMYWQAGTTDITQLLAYQFPREMQTWLWLAFFASFAVKMPMWPVHTWLPDAHVQAPTAGSVILAGILLKLGGYGFLRFSLPMFPLASDFFAPFVFTLSIIAIIYTSLVAMMQTDIKKLIAYSSVAHMGYVTMGTFAANVQGVQGAIFQMLSHGIVSGALFLCVGVVYDRLHTREIAAYGGLVNNMPKYAVAFMVFTMANVGLPGTSGFVGEVLTLVGAFRANTWVALFATTGVILSAAYALWLYRRVIFGALEKESLKALLDLSGREKLILYPLVILTIFFGVYPAPVFDATAASVDLLVNNYAAALQAAQDVALSVQ; from the coding sequence ATGACCGATTGGCCCGTACTTTCCGCGGTCACCTTCATGCCGCTCGTCGGCGTTCTGCTTCTCCTGCTCACAAGGGAAGACAGCGCCTACGGCCGCCGCAACATCCTGAACGTCTCGCTGCTGACGACGGTCTTCACCTTCCTCGTGTCGCTCTACATCTGGTACCAGTTCGACCCGTCGAATCCGGGCTTCCAGATGGTCGAGAAGCGGGAGTGGCTCGGCACCGGCATTTCCTATCATCTGGGCGTCGACGGCATTTCCATACTCTTCGTCCCGCTGACGGCATTCCTGATGCCGTTCTGCGTGCTGGCAAGCTGGGTGACGATCGAGAAGCGCCTGAAGGAATACATGATCGCGTTTCTGATCCTGGAAACGCTGATGCTTGGCGTCTTCGTGTCTCTCGACATCATCCTTTTCTACGTCTTCTTCGAGGCGGGCCTCATCCCGATGTTCATCATCATCGGCGTGTGGGGCGGCAAGGAGCGCGTCTACGCAAGCTACAAGTTCTTCCTCTATACGCTGCTCGGTTCCGTTCTGATGCTGCTTGCCATGATGGCGATGTATTGGCAGGCGGGCACCACCGACATCACGCAGTTGCTCGCCTATCAGTTCCCGCGCGAAATGCAGACCTGGCTCTGGCTTGCCTTCTTCGCTTCCTTCGCGGTGAAGATGCCCATGTGGCCGGTGCACACCTGGCTTCCCGATGCGCACGTGCAGGCGCCGACGGCAGGCTCGGTCATCCTGGCCGGCATCCTCCTGAAGCTCGGCGGCTACGGCTTCCTGCGCTTCTCCCTGCCGATGTTCCCGCTGGCGTCCGACTTCTTCGCGCCGTTCGTCTTCACCCTGTCGATCATTGCGATCATCTACACCTCGCTGGTCGCGATGATGCAGACCGACATCAAGAAGCTCATCGCCTATTCATCGGTGGCGCATATGGGCTACGTGACGATGGGAACCTTCGCGGCGAATGTTCAGGGTGTCCAGGGAGCGATTTTCCAGATGCTGTCGCACGGCATCGTCTCGGGCGCGCTCTTCCTCTGCGTCGGCGTCGTCTATGACCGGCTGCATACGCGCGAGATCGCGGCATATGGCGGCCTCGTCAACAACATGCCGAAATATGCCGTCGCCTTCATGGTCTTCACCATGGCCAATGTGGGCCTTCCGGGAACGTCGGGCTTCGTCGGCGAAGTGCTGACGCTGGTGGGCGCCTTCCGCGCCAACACCTGGGTCGCCCTGTTCGCGACGACCGGCGTCATTCTGTCGGCGGCTTACGCGCTCTGGCTCTACCGCCGGGTGATTTTCGGTGCGCTGGAAAAGGAAAGCTTGAAGGCGTTGCTCGATCTGTCGGGGCGCGAGAAACTCATTCTCTATCCGCTGGTGATCCTGACCATCTTCTTCGGTGTTTATCCGGCACCGGTCTTCGACGCGACCGCGGCCTCCGTGGACTTGCTCGTCAACAACTACGCCGCCGCCCTGCAGGCAGCGCAAGACGTTGCGCTTTCGGTGCAATGA